Proteins encoded in a region of the Streptomyces sp. NBC_00258 genome:
- a CDS encoding sugar ABC transporter ATP-binding protein: MSPTEQAPAVGPPEPAPAVGLRDVSMAFGGKTVLASVSLDIAAGSVVALLGANGAGKSTLIKILSGVHTDHGGEVRVNGSPAALQSPLAARQLGIQTVHQRIGEGIVPGLTVAENLVFEELAQARGNPFLNGRRLLARAREIQSALDLGWSDAVLRRDVTELGISDRQLLILARALATRPRLLVLDEPTSALSAAEAKRLFALVERMRDDGIAVLYVSHRLGEIDALADRLVVLRDGLLTEDQDRPFDWDSALRAMLAQAQEATTARPERAGDQGEIALSLRAVPLLDGHAPQDLDIRAGEVTGVVGLLGAGKTELARGLFGAEPFPAGSLELDGRPYAPRRPADAIRSGVHLVPEDRHADALVPGWSLAQNISLPFLKSLAPLSAAGLVNRSREDALGRATIEQLGVVARDEHSTVEELSGGNQQKVVVGRWLAERPRVLILDEPFRGVDIGARRDIGRRARALAAEGAAVLVLSADVDEVLEVADRVLVLTAGEIRLDAYGDDAERDRVIQSISASV; this comes from the coding sequence ATGTCGCCCACTGAGCAGGCTCCCGCGGTGGGTCCGCCCGAACCGGCTCCCGCGGTGGGTCTGCGGGACGTCAGCATGGCCTTCGGCGGGAAGACGGTGCTCGCCTCCGTCTCCCTGGACATCGCCGCGGGCAGTGTGGTCGCGCTGCTCGGAGCGAACGGCGCCGGCAAGTCCACGCTGATCAAGATCCTGTCCGGGGTCCACACGGACCACGGCGGTGAGGTCCGGGTGAACGGTTCGCCCGCCGCTCTCCAGTCGCCCCTCGCCGCCCGCCAGTTGGGCATCCAGACGGTCCACCAGCGCATCGGCGAGGGCATCGTGCCCGGACTCACGGTCGCCGAGAACCTCGTGTTCGAGGAACTGGCCCAGGCGCGAGGCAACCCCTTCCTGAACGGGCGCCGCCTCCTTGCCCGGGCCCGCGAGATCCAGTCGGCGCTCGACCTCGGCTGGAGCGACGCCGTGCTCAGGCGCGATGTCACCGAACTCGGCATCTCCGACCGGCAGTTGCTGATCCTGGCCCGCGCCCTGGCGACCCGCCCCCGGCTGCTGGTTCTCGACGAGCCGACCTCGGCGCTCTCCGCCGCCGAGGCCAAGCGCCTGTTCGCGCTCGTCGAGCGTATGCGGGACGACGGGATCGCGGTGCTGTACGTGTCCCACCGGCTCGGCGAGATCGACGCGCTCGCCGACCGGCTGGTCGTCCTGCGGGACGGTCTTCTCACCGAGGACCAGGACAGGCCCTTCGACTGGGACAGCGCCCTGCGCGCGATGCTCGCCCAGGCCCAGGAGGCGACGACCGCACGGCCAGAGCGGGCAGGCGATCAGGGCGAGATCGCGCTCTCCCTGCGCGCGGTGCCGCTCCTCGACGGCCACGCCCCGCAGGACCTCGACATCCGGGCGGGCGAAGTAACCGGCGTCGTGGGCCTGTTGGGCGCGGGCAAGACCGAACTCGCCCGCGGCCTCTTCGGCGCCGAGCCGTTCCCGGCGGGCTCCCTCGAACTGGACGGCAGGCCCTACGCGCCCCGCCGCCCCGCCGACGCCATCCGCAGCGGCGTCCACCTGGTGCCCGAGGACCGGCACGCGGACGCACTCGTCCCCGGCTGGTCGCTGGCCCAGAACATCTCGCTGCCGTTCCTCAAGTCCCTCGCCCCCTTGTCCGCGGCCGGGCTGGTGAACCGCTCCAGGGAGGACGCCCTCGGCCGCGCCACCATCGAACAACTCGGCGTCGTCGCGCGCGACGAGCACAGCACCGTCGAGGAACTGTCCGGCGGCAACCAGCAGAAGGTCGTCGTGGGCCGCTGGCTCGCCGAACGCCCCCGCGTCCTCATCCTGGACGAACCGTTCCGGGGCGTGGACATCGGCGCCCGTCGCGACATCGGCCGCCGCGCCCGCGCCCTGGCCGCCGAAGGAGCCGCGGTCCTCGTCCTGTCCGCCGACGTGGACGAGGTCCTGGAGGTCGCCGACCGGGTCCTCGTCCTCACCGCGGGCGAGATCCGCCTCGACGCGTACGGCGACGACGCGGAGCGCGACCGCGTGATCCAGTCCATCTCGGCGTCCGTCTGA
- a CDS encoding ABC transporter permease translates to MTTTQSTEVPTKAAVPPATSTGLRVQSAVIKYGFIFVTVTLFTYFALSEPSFRDSATLLDTLRYVSVAAILGLGVTLTMAVGGMDMSVGAVAGLGVTVAAKTMVTYNQVGVVAILAVVAAGALAGLLNALLIVVLKIPDMLATLGTMFVIQGTKLILVDGQSITPGMTQSDGTTAPGRFTEGFLRIDRGTVLGVPVSVLIFGALTVVAWVFLARTRWGRVLYAIGANPEASRLAGIRVGAYRALAYVLSGVLASIGGLILASRIGQGDVSAGTSQLLEAVAVALVGTSVLGRGRPNVWGTALGAVLIGIITTGLTIKGLPYYTQDVVEGAVLILALVFSFTLSKRRTA, encoded by the coding sequence ATGACGACCACCCAGAGCACCGAGGTGCCGACCAAGGCGGCGGTCCCACCCGCGACCTCCACCGGCCTGCGCGTCCAGAGCGCCGTCATCAAGTACGGTTTCATCTTCGTCACCGTCACGCTCTTCACGTACTTCGCGCTGAGCGAGCCGTCCTTCCGTGACTCGGCGACACTCCTCGACACCCTCCGGTACGTCTCGGTCGCCGCGATCCTCGGACTCGGCGTCACCCTCACCATGGCCGTCGGCGGAATGGACATGTCCGTCGGCGCGGTGGCCGGGCTCGGCGTGACGGTCGCCGCCAAGACGATGGTCACGTACAACCAGGTCGGCGTGGTCGCGATCCTCGCCGTCGTCGCGGCGGGCGCGCTGGCCGGACTGCTCAACGCCCTGCTGATCGTCGTCCTGAAGATCCCCGACATGCTGGCCACGCTCGGCACCATGTTCGTGATCCAGGGCACCAAACTCATCCTGGTCGACGGCCAGTCGATCACCCCGGGCATGACCCAGTCCGACGGCACCACAGCGCCCGGCAGGTTCACCGAGGGCTTCCTGCGCATCGACCGCGGCACGGTCCTCGGCGTCCCCGTCTCGGTGCTGATCTTCGGCGCGCTCACGGTCGTCGCCTGGGTGTTCCTCGCCCGCACCCGCTGGGGCCGCGTCCTCTACGCGATCGGCGCCAACCCCGAGGCCTCCCGGCTGGCCGGCATCCGCGTCGGCGCGTACCGGGCCCTGGCGTACGTCCTGTCCGGCGTCCTCGCGTCGATCGGCGGGCTGATCCTGGCGTCCCGCATCGGCCAGGGCGACGTCTCGGCCGGTACGTCCCAGCTGCTCGAGGCGGTGGCGGTCGCCCTGGTCGGCACCTCCGTCCTCGGCCGCGGCCGGCCCAACGTGTGGGGAACGGCCCTGGGCGCCGTCCTGATCGGCATCATCACCACCGGTCTGACCATCAAGGGCCTGCCCTACTACACGCAGGACGTCGTCGAGGGCGCGGTCCTCATCCTCGCCCTGGTCTTCAGCTTCACCCTGTCCAAGCGCCGCACCGCATAA
- the mtnK gene encoding S-methyl-5-thioribose kinase, translated as MGYRILETEDVPAYLRERGHWDDTDDISVREVSDGNMNRVFLASNGAGTRGLAVKQALPWVRVAGPSWPMSPERADAEARAYEQVARVAPDKIPAVHGYDADNYALVMEDMSDLQVLRTVLNEGGSYGPDTSRRIGEFIAQLAFATSDFGMPSAERKALIAASVSPELCRITEDVVLSEPYVEHEHNHWHPGLDDLAAEFRADTRLRTEVADLRHTFMTSAQALLHGDLHTGSVMVGEREDAPVVRVFDPEFSFVGPIGYDLGLYWANVLVSQARAQALGTVTDHAAQLRLTWEGFETEFRRLWPTRVDTFFDDAYLDRFLGRVRSDSAGFAGTEIVRRVIGFAHLTDLTTLPDPVPASRRALLLGRELIVRRAELTRTEDIEALAR; from the coding sequence ATGGGCTACCGCATTCTGGAGACCGAGGACGTGCCCGCGTACCTGCGCGAGCGCGGCCACTGGGACGACACGGACGACATCAGCGTCCGTGAGGTCTCCGACGGCAACATGAACCGCGTGTTCCTCGCCTCGAACGGAGCCGGCACCCGCGGCCTCGCGGTCAAGCAGGCCCTGCCCTGGGTGCGGGTCGCGGGCCCCTCCTGGCCGATGAGCCCGGAGCGCGCCGACGCCGAGGCCCGCGCCTACGAGCAGGTCGCCAGGGTCGCCCCGGACAAGATCCCGGCGGTCCACGGCTACGACGCCGACAACTACGCCCTCGTCATGGAGGACATGTCCGACCTCCAGGTCCTGCGCACGGTCCTCAACGAGGGCGGCTCCTACGGCCCGGACACCTCCCGCCGCATCGGTGAGTTCATCGCCCAACTCGCCTTCGCCACCAGCGACTTCGGCATGCCGTCGGCCGAACGCAAGGCCCTGATCGCGGCCTCCGTCAGCCCAGAGCTGTGCCGGATCACCGAGGACGTCGTCCTCTCCGAGCCGTACGTCGAGCACGAGCACAACCACTGGCACCCCGGACTCGACGACCTGGCCGCCGAGTTCCGCGCCGACACCCGCCTGCGCACCGAGGTCGCCGACCTCAGGCACACCTTCATGACCTCCGCCCAGGCACTGCTCCACGGCGACCTGCACACCGGCAGCGTCATGGTCGGCGAACGCGAAGACGCCCCCGTCGTACGGGTCTTCGACCCCGAGTTCTCCTTCGTCGGCCCGATCGGCTACGACCTCGGCCTGTACTGGGCGAACGTTCTCGTCTCCCAGGCACGGGCGCAGGCTCTAGGCACGGTCACCGACCACGCGGCCCAACTCCGGCTCACCTGGGAGGGGTTCGAGACGGAGTTCCGCCGCCTCTGGCCGACCCGGGTCGACACCTTCTTCGACGACGCGTACCTCGACCGCTTCCTGGGCCGGGTCCGGAGCGACTCGGCGGGCTTCGCCGGCACCGAGATTGTCCGCCGCGTCATCGGTTTCGCCCACCTCACCGACCTGACGACCCTGCCCGACCCCGTGCCGGCCTCACGCCGTGCGCTGCTGCTCGGGCGCGAACTCATCGTGCGGAGGGCCGAGTTGACCCGTACCGAGGACATCGAGGCGCTGGCCCGCTGA
- a CDS encoding glycerol-3-phosphate dehydrogenase/oxidase, with the protein MTTLQSVPALGTHPANGSAAYGFKAVSRAETREQLSKATYDLLVIGGGILGISTAWHAAQSGLRVALVDAGDFAGATSSASSKLLHGGLRYLQTGAVKLVAENHFERRAVSRQVAPHLANPLTFYLPVYKGGPHGAAKLGAGVFAYSALSAFGDGVGHLLSPSKAAQDVPELRTDNLKAVAVYGDDQMNDSRMALMTVRGAVESGATVLNHAEVTGLRFTRGRVTGAELRDRLSGDEFGVSARLVLNATGPWVDHLRKMEDENAAPSIRLSKGAHLVLKRTSPWKAALATPIDKYRITFALPWEDMLLLGTTDEAYEGDPADVSVNEKDISQILDEAAFSIRDQQLSRDLITYSFAGLRVLPGGPGDTSKAKRETVVTEGRGGMLSVAGGKWTTFRHIGRTVMKQLESLPGRPLGEDFEPISELPKKLPLPGVANPRAVAHRLLVDGPAPGPRMGADTARHLSTHYGSLAFDIARLANDNPELAERVHPDAPEIWAQVVYARDNEWAETADDVLRRRTTLTIRGLATDEVRSKVQGLLDEK; encoded by the coding sequence ATGACCACCCTGCAGAGTGTCCCGGCTCTTGGGACGCACCCGGCCAACGGCTCCGCCGCCTACGGTTTCAAGGCAGTGAGCCGTGCCGAGACCCGGGAGCAGCTGTCCAAGGCGACATATGACCTCCTGGTGATCGGTGGCGGGATTCTGGGCATCTCCACCGCCTGGCATGCCGCACAGTCGGGCCTGCGGGTGGCCCTGGTCGACGCCGGCGACTTCGCCGGCGCGACCTCCTCCGCCTCCTCCAAGCTGCTCCACGGCGGTCTGCGCTATCTGCAGACCGGCGCGGTGAAGCTGGTGGCGGAGAACCACTTCGAGCGCCGTGCGGTCTCCCGTCAGGTGGCCCCCCACCTGGCGAATCCGCTCACGTTCTACCTCCCCGTGTACAAGGGCGGGCCGCACGGCGCGGCGAAGCTGGGCGCGGGTGTCTTCGCGTACTCGGCCCTGTCGGCCTTCGGTGACGGCGTGGGACATCTGCTCTCGCCGTCGAAGGCCGCGCAGGACGTGCCCGAGCTGCGTACGGACAACCTCAAGGCCGTGGCCGTGTACGGCGACGACCAGATGAACGACTCCCGGATGGCGCTGATGACGGTCCGCGGGGCCGTCGAGTCCGGCGCCACCGTGCTCAACCACGCAGAGGTCACGGGCCTGCGCTTCACCCGGGGCCGGGTGACCGGCGCGGAGCTCAGGGACCGGCTCTCCGGCGACGAGTTCGGCGTGTCGGCCCGCCTCGTGCTGAACGCGACCGGGCCGTGGGTCGACCACCTGCGGAAGATGGAGGACGAGAACGCGGCGCCGTCCATCCGCCTGTCGAAGGGCGCGCATCTGGTGCTCAAGCGCACCTCCCCCTGGAAGGCCGCGCTGGCCACGCCGATCGACAAGTACCGCATCACCTTCGCCCTCCCCTGGGAGGACATGCTGCTGCTCGGCACGACCGACGAGGCGTACGAGGGCGACCCGGCGGACGTCTCGGTCAACGAGAAGGACATATCCCAGATCCTCGACGAGGCCGCGTTCTCCATCCGCGACCAGCAGTTGTCCCGTGACCTGATCACGTACTCCTTCGCGGGTCTGCGGGTGCTGCCGGGCGGTCCCGGCGACACGTCGAAGGCCAAGCGGGAGACGGTCGTCACCGAGGGCCGGGGCGGCATGCTGTCCGTCGCGGGCGGCAAGTGGACGACCTTCCGGCACATAGGCCGTACGGTCATGAAGCAGCTGGAGTCGCTGCCGGGCCGTCCGCTCGGCGAGGACTTCGAGCCGATCTCCGAGCTGCCGAAGAAGCTGCCGCTGCCGGGTGTCGCCAACCCGCGTGCGGTCGCGCACCGGCTCCTGGTCGACGGTCCGGCGCCCGGCCCGCGCATGGGCGCAGACACCGCCAGGCACCTCTCCACGCACTACGGCTCGCTGGCCTTCGACATCGCGCGCCTCGCCAACGACAACCCGGAACTGGCCGAGCGTGTCCACCCGGACGCCCCCGAGATCTGGGCGCAGGTCGTGTACGCGCGTGACAACGAGTGGGCCGAGACCGCGGACGACGTACTGCGCCGCCGTACGACGCTGACGATCCGCGGCCTCGCGACGGACGAGGTACGGAGCAAGGTGCAGGGCCTGCTCGACGAGAAGTAG
- the glpK gene encoding glycerol kinase GlpK, protein MTDAHTAATHSHGAGPFIAAIDQGTTSSRCIVFDRDGRIVSVDQKEHEQIFPKPGWVEHNATEIWTNVEEVVASAIEKAGITRDDIKAIGITNQRETTLLWDKNTGEPVHNALVWQDTRTDALCKELGRNVGQDRFRRETGLPLASYFAGPKARWLLDNVEGLRERAEAGDILFGTMDSWVIWNLTGGVNGGRHVTDVTNASRTMLMNLHTMQWDPKIAESIGVPLAMLPEIRSSAEVYGEITGGKLGDLLGGIPVASALGDQQAALFGQTCFAEGEAKSTYGTGTFMLMNTGDKLINSYSGLLTTVGYQIGDQKPVYALEGSIAVTGSLVQWMRDQMGLIKSAAEIETLALSVEDNGGAYFVPAFSGLFAPYWRPDARGVIAGLTRYVTKAHIARAVLEATAWQTREISDAMTKDSGVELTALKVDGGMTSNNLLMQTLADVLDAPVVRPMVAETTCLGAAYAAGLAVGFWTNTEDLRANWRRAAEWTPNMAAETRDREYKSWLKAVERTMGWLEDDADEE, encoded by the coding sequence GTGACCGACGCGCACACCGCCGCCACGCATTCCCACGGCGCAGGGCCCTTCATCGCCGCCATCGACCAGGGCACCACCTCGTCCCGCTGCATCGTCTTCGACCGCGACGGACGCATCGTCTCCGTCGACCAGAAGGAGCACGAGCAGATCTTCCCGAAGCCGGGCTGGGTCGAGCACAACGCCACCGAGATCTGGACCAACGTCGAGGAGGTCGTCGCCTCGGCCATCGAGAAGGCCGGCATCACCCGCGACGACATCAAGGCCATCGGCATCACCAACCAGCGCGAGACGACGCTGCTGTGGGACAAGAACACCGGTGAGCCCGTCCACAACGCGCTCGTCTGGCAGGACACCCGCACCGACGCCCTCTGCAAGGAGCTCGGCCGCAACGTCGGCCAGGACCGCTTCCGCCGCGAGACGGGTCTGCCGCTCGCCTCGTACTTCGCCGGTCCGAAGGCCCGCTGGCTGCTCGACAACGTCGAGGGCCTGCGCGAGCGCGCCGAGGCCGGCGACATCCTCTTCGGCACCATGGACAGCTGGGTCATCTGGAACCTGACGGGCGGTGTGAACGGCGGCCGGCACGTCACCGACGTCACCAACGCCTCCCGCACCATGCTGATGAACCTGCACACCATGCAGTGGGACCCGAAGATCGCCGAGTCCATCGGTGTCCCGCTGGCGATGCTGCCCGAGATCCGCTCCTCCGCCGAGGTCTACGGCGAGATCACCGGCGGCAAGCTGGGCGACCTGCTCGGCGGCATCCCGGTCGCCTCGGCGCTCGGCGACCAGCAGGCGGCCCTCTTCGGCCAGACCTGTTTCGCCGAGGGCGAGGCCAAGTCCACGTACGGCACCGGAACGTTCATGCTGATGAACACCGGTGACAAGCTCATCAACTCCTACAGCGGGCTGCTGACCACCGTCGGGTACCAGATCGGCGACCAGAAGCCGGTCTACGCCCTCGAGGGTTCCATCGCCGTCACCGGCTCGCTCGTCCAGTGGATGCGCGACCAGATGGGCCTGATCAAGTCCGCCGCCGAGATCGAGACGCTCGCGCTGTCGGTCGAGGACAACGGCGGCGCGTACTTCGTGCCGGCCTTCTCCGGTCTGTTCGCCCCGTACTGGCGCCCCGACGCCCGCGGTGTGATCGCCGGTCTGACCCGGTACGTCACCAAGGCGCACATCGCGCGCGCCGTCCTGGAGGCCACGGCCTGGCAGACCCGTGAGATCAGCGACGCCATGACGAAGGACTCCGGCGTCGAGCTCACGGCCCTCAAGGTCGACGGCGGCATGACCTCCAACAACCTGCTGATGCAGACCCTGGCCGACGTCTTGGACGCCCCCGTGGTGCGCCCGATGGTCGCCGAGACCACCTGCCTCGGCGCCGCCTACGCCGCCGGTCTGGCCGTCGGCTTCTGGACCAACACCGAGGACCTGCGCGCCAACTGGCGCAGGGCCGCCGAGTGGACCCCGAACATGGCCGCGGAGACCCGCGACCGTGAGTACAAGAGCTGGCTCAAGGCCGTCGAGCGGACCATGGGCTGGCTCGAAGACGACGCTGACGAGGAGTAA